CCCGACACCGCTAGATACACACCGCGTCGCAACGAGATGCCCGCGGCCTTCGCCGCCTTCGCCAGCAACCCGCCGAGCGCGGGCGAATACGCCCGCGTGAGGCTGACGAATCGCTCGCCACCATCCGCGCCCGCGCCGCGCAGCGGATTCACGCCCATCAGGTTGATGTGGTCCGTGAGCAGCATGAAGTCACCCGGCTTGAAGCGCGGGTTGATGCCGCCGGCGGCATTCGTGAGGAGCAAGTTTTCGACACCCAGCGCCGCCAAGGTGCGGATTGGAAACGTCACGCGCGCCATGTCGTGCCCCTCGTAGAAGTGGGCGCGACCACTCAGCACGGCGACTTGCGTGCCGTCGAGATGGCCGAGGATGAGCTTGCCGACGTGGCCCTTCACCGCGACCGAGGCGAAGCCGGGAAGGCCTGCAAAGGCGAATTCGCGGTCCACGTCGAGGCGGGGGAGGATGGACTGGAAGCCGCTGCCGAGAATCATCGCGAGCTTCGGGCGGAGCAACGAGCGACGGCGGATGAGTCTTGCCGTGGTCGTGGGGTTCATTCGTGTGGCCACTTGATTTCCCGCGGGGTCGGACTACGCTCCGCATCCTGTTTTGATTTATGCAACTGAGCAACGAAGAAATCCGGCGCTACTCGCGGCACTTGATCCTGCCGGAAGTCGGACTCGCGGGGCAGAAGAAGATTTGCGCGACGAGCGTGCTGTGCATCGGCGCGGGCGGACTCGGTTCGCCCATCGCGATGTATCTCGCCGCCGCGGGTATCGGCAAGCTTGGCATCGTGGACTTCGACACGGTGGACTACTCGAATCTCCAGCGCCAAATTCTCCACACCGACGCCGACGTCGGCCGGCCCAAGGCTCAGTCCGCGAAGGAAACCATCGCGGGCATCAACCCCAACTGCGAGGTCGTCATTCACGACACGCGCATCTCGGCTGAGAACGCCTTCGAGCTCATCGCGCCCTACGACATCGTCGTGGACGGCACGGACAACTTCCCCACGCGCTACCTCACCAACGACGCGTGCGTGCTGCTCAAGAAGCCGAACGTCTATGGCTCCATCTTCCGCTTCGAGGGACAGGCCAGCGTCTTCGCGCCGCACCTCGGGGGGCCGTGCTACCGCTGCCTGTATCCGGAGCCGCCGCCGCCCGGCATGGTGCCAAGCTGCGCGGAAGGCGGCGTCCTCGGCGTGCTGCCCGGCATCATCGGCTGCATCCAGGCCACGGAGATTTTGAAACTCGCGCTCGCCAAGGGCTCGTCGCTTGTCGGCCGCCTGATGCTCTTCAACGCGCTCGACATGAAGTTCCGCGAGTTGAAGCTGCGCCGGGACCCGCAGTGTCCGCTCTGCGGCGACAACCCGAGCATCACCAAGCTGATTGATTACGAACAGTTCTGCGGCATCGTCCCGGAGCCCGCGACGCCCGCGAGTAATCCCGACGAAGTGACCGTGCAGGAGATGAAGCGCGCCCTCGACGACTCGAAGCTCGGCATCAAGGTGATTGACGTGCGCGAGCCCGACGAACAACAGATCGCGCACATCGTCGGCGTGCCGCTCGTGCCGTTGAGCCAGCTTGGACAGCGCTTCACCGAGCTGGATCCCAACTCGCAATACTACATCCACTGCAAGAGCGGCATCCGCTCGCTCAAGGCGGTGAACTTCCTGCGGCAGCAGGGCTTCAAGTATTTGAAGAGTGTCAAAGGCGGCATCGCCGCGTGGTCCGACGAGATTGACCACAGTGTGCCAAGATATTAGCCGCAACCCACGACCGAGACATCTGCGAGCAAGGCGCGGACTTCCGCGAAGTCCAAGCAGCGCAGCGGGCGCGCTGCAGGAGAAACGCACCGGCTGGCATTAATCGGGATACCCGTCCGGGTGATTGAGGTGCCATCTCCACGCGGTGCCGACGATGTCCTCCAGTTTCGGATAGCGCGGCAGCCAGCCGAGTTCCGCCCGCGCCTTGGCCGCGCCGGCGACGAGTCGCGGCGGGTCGCCGGGACGGCGCGGTTTCTCGATCACCTTGATCGGCTTGCCAGTGACCAGTTCGCACGCGCGGATGACTTCGCGCACGGAGTAGCCTTCGCCGTTGCCGAGGTTGAAGAAGCCGCGCTTGCCCGGCGCGAGCGCGGCGATGTGCGCGGCGGCGAGGTCCATGTTGTGGATGTAGTCGCGCACGCAGGTGCCGTCGGGCGTCGGGTAGTCGTTGCCGAACATCTCCACGTGCGGCTTTTTCCCGAGCGCGACGAACAGCACGTTCGGAATGATGTGCGACTCGATGCGGTGGTGCTCGCCGAAGCGCCCGCTCGCGCCCGCGGCGTTGAAGTAGCGGAAGGCGACGAACTCCAGCCCATACACCTGCTGATACCAGCCGAGCATCTTCTCGAACATCAGCTTGGACTCGCCGTAGGGATTCACGGGGCGCTGTGGCAACTCCTCGGTCATGGGAAATCGCTCCGGCACGCCGTAGGTCGCGCAGGTGGAGCTGAAGACAAACTTGCGCACGCCCGCCTCGACCGCGGCGTCGAGCAGGTTCAGGCCGGAGGCGACGTTGTTGCGGAAATACTTCGCGGGATTCGTCATGGATTCGCCGACGAGCGAGTGCGCCGCGAAGTGCATGATGGCCCCGGCCTGCGCGTCCTTCACGGCCCGCCCGATCGCGTCGCGGTCGGCGAGGTCGGCGTGGATGAACCGCGCGCGCGGATCCACGGCGGAGCGGTGTCCTTCGGAGAGATTGTCGAAGACAGTGACCGCGTGGCCGGCGTCGCAAAGCTGCTCGACGCAGATGGAGCCGATGTAGCCCGCGCCCCCGGTGACAAACACGTTCATGGACAGTGAAGCTAGGGAAGGGCAGGGGACGCCTCAAGCCAATAGCTCTCGATACAGCGCGGGATCGACGTTGCCGCCGCTGATCACGCAGCAGACGGAGCGGCGATGGAAGTCCGCATTCGCCGCAAGCAGCGCGCCGATGGCGAGCGCGCCGGTGGGTTCCGCTTTCAGGTTCGCGTGCGTGAAGAGCAGGCAAACGCCTTCCTTGATGTCGGCCTCGGGGACTTCGACGACGCGGTCGAGTCCGTGCTGGAGGATTGCCCAGTTGTGTTCGCCGATGCTGAGCGTTCGCGCGCCGTCGGCGATGGTTGGCGGCTCGGATTCGTTCGCGATGATTCGGCCGGCACGCAACGAGCACGCGCCGTCGTTCGCCATCAATGGTTCGGCGGCGATGACTTTCGCCGGGGAGCCACATTCTCGCAGACCTTGGACAATGCCCGCGGTCAGTCCACCGCCGCCGAGCGGCGCGATGACAAAATCGAACTTGCGCCCCGACTGCGCAATCTCCCGCCCGAGCGATGCGTTGCCGGCGATCACGAGCGGGTCGTCGAACGCGCTCGCGATGTAGGCGTCGGGGAACTGGCGCGCGAGTTCGAGCACGCGTTGCTTGCGGGTGGTCTTCGAGGTGTCCACGAGGTCCACTTCGCCGCCAAACTCGCGGACGGATTCGATTTTCACATGGGCGGCGTTTGCAGGCATCACGACGGTGCACCGCTTGCCGAGCATGGAGCAGGCGCAAGCGAGAGCCTGGCCGAAATTGCCTGAAGACGCGGCGATGATCTGACG
This sequence is a window from Verrucomicrobiota bacterium. Protein-coding genes within it:
- the moeB gene encoding molybdopterin-synthase adenylyltransferase MoeB, with the translated sequence MQLSNEEIRRYSRHLILPEVGLAGQKKICATSVLCIGAGGLGSPIAMYLAAAGIGKLGIVDFDTVDYSNLQRQILHTDADVGRPKAQSAKETIAGINPNCEVVIHDTRISAENAFELIAPYDIVVDGTDNFPTRYLTNDACVLLKKPNVYGSIFRFEGQASVFAPHLGGPCYRCLYPEPPPPGMVPSCAEGGVLGVLPGIIGCIQATEILKLALAKGSSLVGRLMLFNALDMKFRELKLRRDPQCPLCGDNPSITKLIDYEQFCGIVPEPATPASNPDEVTVQEMKRALDDSKLGIKVIDVREPDEQQIAHIVGVPLVPLSQLGQRFTELDPNSQYYIHCKSGIRSLKAVNFLRQQGFKYLKSVKGGIAAWSDEIDHSVPRY
- the galE gene encoding UDP-glucose 4-epimerase GalE; translated protein: MNVFVTGGAGYIGSICVEQLCDAGHAVTVFDNLSEGHRSAVDPRARFIHADLADRDAIGRAVKDAQAGAIMHFAAHSLVGESMTNPAKYFRNNVASGLNLLDAAVEAGVRKFVFSSTCATYGVPERFPMTEELPQRPVNPYGESKLMFEKMLGWYQQVYGLEFVAFRYFNAAGASGRFGEHHRIESHIIPNVLFVALGKKPHVEMFGNDYPTPDGTCVRDYIHNMDLAAAHIAALAPGKRGFFNLGNGEGYSVREVIRACELVTGKPIKVIEKPRRPGDPPRLVAGAAKARAELGWLPRYPKLEDIVGTAWRWHLNHPDGYPD
- a CDS encoding threonine/serine dehydratase, producing MDSSEPGSTPLERISVGRLSSPWSTPRAMKHRHEIIRPTTFVEAPRLGRHLAIDVTLASETFQVSGSFKFRGAYNVAAGVPHRQIIAASSGNFGQALACACSMLGKRCTVVMPANAAHVKIESVREFGGEVDLVDTSKTTRKQRVLELARQFPDAYIASAFDDPLVIAGNASLGREIAQSGRKFDFVIAPLGGGGLTAGIVQGLRECGSPAKVIAAEPLMANDGACSLRAGRIIANESEPPTIADGARTLSIGEHNWAILQHGLDRVVEVPEADIKEGVCLLFTHANLKAEPTGALAIGALLAANADFHRRSVCCVISGGNVDPALYRELLA
- a CDS encoding purine-nucleoside phosphorylase; its protein translation is MNPTTTARLIRRRSLLRPKLAMILGSGFQSILPRLDVDREFAFAGLPGFASVAVKGHVGKLILGHLDGTQVAVLSGRAHFYEGHDMARVTFPIRTLAALGVENLLLTNAAGGINPRFKPGDFMLLTDHINLMGVNPLRGAGADGGERFVSLTRAYSPALGGLLAKAAKAAGISLRRGVYLAVSGPSYETPAEIRAFARLGADAVGMSTVPEAIVARQCGLNVAALSCITNHAAGLGSNGELSHGEVLDRSRREATRTVNLLTAFARLYALDRD